In one Streptomyces marincola genomic region, the following are encoded:
- a CDS encoding HAD family hydrolase, with protein sequence MAIAGVLFDFSGTLMRIESAESWLRVAAERTGTAFEPSELAERAAALEAAGALPGGGPPQSVPPELAGLWRERDRDASGHRALYTGLARQVPLPRPELYDVLYDRHMEPEAWHPYPDTSRVLGELSDRGLGVAVVSNIGWDLRPLFRSHGLDRWVDAFVLSYEHGVQKPDPRLFREACDALGVPPQQALMVGDDPVADAGAAALGCAVHLVAHLPTGERPDGLLPVLRLVG encoded by the coding sequence ATGGCGATCGCGGGAGTGCTTTTTGATTTCTCCGGGACCCTCATGCGCATCGAGTCGGCCGAGTCCTGGCTGCGGGTCGCGGCCGAACGCACGGGCACCGCGTTCGAGCCCTCGGAGCTCGCGGAACGGGCCGCCGCCCTCGAAGCGGCCGGCGCGCTGCCGGGCGGCGGACCGCCGCAGTCGGTGCCGCCGGAGCTGGCCGGGCTCTGGCGGGAGAGGGACCGGGACGCGAGCGGGCACCGGGCCCTGTACACCGGGCTGGCCCGGCAGGTTCCGCTGCCGCGGCCCGAGCTGTACGACGTCCTGTACGACCGGCACATGGAGCCCGAGGCGTGGCATCCCTATCCGGACACGTCCCGGGTGCTGGGCGAGCTGTCGGACCGCGGCCTGGGCGTGGCGGTGGTCAGCAACATCGGCTGGGACCTGCGCCCGCTGTTCCGGTCGCACGGTTTGGACCGGTGGGTCGACGCGTTCGTGCTGTCGTACGAGCACGGTGTGCAGAAGCCCGACCCCCGGCTGTTCCGCGAGGCGTGCGACGCGCTCGGCGTTCCGCCGCAGCAGGCGCTGATGGTGGGCGACGACCCGGTGGCGGACGCGGGCGCGGCGGCGCTCGGGTGCGCCGTTCACCTGGTGGCTCACCTGCCGACCGGGGAGCGCCCCGACGGGCTGCTGCCAGTGCTCCGGCTGGTGGGCTGA